A genomic window from Caldalkalibacillus salinus includes:
- a CDS encoding potassium channel family protein: MNEALLLSTMLISCWVMLRSLKDLMKMHPAHFQAFSTKHFVLLGYVYLVIIIGFATIYIGLLLLGVQSVLSISLNHTNGLVDIANILYFSTMTLLTVGYGDIIPIGVGKLIASLQALIGYLLPAAFIASGIIQHKE, translated from the coding sequence ATGAATGAGGCCTTATTGCTCTCTACAATGTTGATCAGCTGTTGGGTGATGTTACGAAGCTTAAAAGATTTAATGAAAATGCACCCAGCTCACTTTCAAGCATTTTCTACGAAACACTTTGTTTTATTAGGATATGTTTATCTTGTGATTATTATAGGGTTTGCCACGATATATATCGGCTTATTACTTTTAGGCGTCCAGAGTGTACTCAGTATCTCCCTAAATCATACCAATGGATTAGTGGACATAGCGAATATATTATACTTTAGTACAATGACGTTACTCACTGTGGGATATGGAGATATCATTCCCATCGGCGTAGGGAAATTAATTGCCAGCCTGCAAGCGCTTATAGGCTACTTATTACCCGCTGCATTTATCGCCTCAGGCATCATACAACACAAAGAATAA
- a CDS encoding cyclic-di-AMP receptor has translation MKLMICIAHQRYGTKMIKHLSEKGYRVTKLASSGGFLKEGKDTLLIGVSNQDIKQLKSEMRSAVDALDKEKGWQHKEENRYTSFVVDGQNSIAIPR, from the coding sequence ATGAAACTCATGATCTGTATTGCTCACCAGCGCTACGGGACAAAAATGATCAAACACCTCAGTGAAAAAGGGTACCGTGTGACAAAGTTGGCGAGTAGTGGTGGTTTCTTGAAAGAAGGCAAAGACACGTTGTTGATCGGGGTGTCGAATCAAGACATAAAGCAGCTTAAATCAGAAATGCGGTCGGCCGTTGATGCTTTGGACAAAGAAAAAGGCTGGCAGCACAAAGAAGAGAATCGGTATACCTCCTTCGTTGTTGATGGACAAAATAGTATAGCAATACCCAGGTAA